One genomic region from Enoplosus armatus isolate fEnoArm2 chromosome 17, fEnoArm2.hap1, whole genome shotgun sequence encodes:
- the LOC139300503 gene encoding myosin heavy chain, fast skeletal muscle-like: MSTDAEMEAYGPAAVYLRKPEKERIEAQTAPFDAKTAFFVADPENMYSKGKVIKREGGKATVETLTGKTLTVKEDDIHPMNPPKYDKMEDMAMMTHLNEPAVLYNLKERFASWMIYTYSGLFCVVVNPYKWLPVYEAQVVGAYRGKKRIEAPPHIFSISDNAYQFMLTDRENQSVLITGESGAGKTVNTKRVIQYFATIAVAGAKKETSKIQGSLEDQIIAANPLLEAYGNAKTVRNDNSSRFGKFIRIHFGSSGKLASADIETYLLEKSRVTFQLSAERSYHIFYQLMTGHKPELLEALLITTNPYDYHMISQGEITVKSINDVEEFIATDTAINILGFSGDEKIAIYKLTGAVMHHGNMKFKQKQREEQAEPDCTEDADKIAYLMGLNSADMLKALCYPRVKVGNEMVTKGQTVPQVNNAVSALCKSVYEKMFLWMVVRINEMLDTKQPRQFFIGVLDIAGFEIFDYNSLEQLCINFTNEKLQQFFNHHMFVLEQEEYKKEGIDWEFIDFGMDLAACIELIEKPMGIFSILEEECMFPKATDTSFKNKLHDQHLGKTKAFEKPKPAKGKAEAHFSLVHYAGTVDYNITGWLDKNKDPLNDSVVQLYQKSSNKLLALLYAAHFSADDTAGGGKKGGGKKKGGSFQTVSALFRENLGKLMTNLRSTHPHFVRCLIPNETKTPGLMENHLVIHQLRCNGVLEGIRICRKGFPSRILYGDFKQRYKVLNASVIPEGQFIDNKKASEKLLGSIDVDHTQYKFGHTKVFFKAGLLGTLEEMRDDKLATLVTMTQALCRGYLMRKEFVKMMERRDAIFTIQYNIRSFMNVKNWPWMHLYFKIKPLLKSAETEKELQQMKENYDKMKTDLAAALAKKKELEEKMVSLLQEKNDLQLQVAAEGENLSDAEERCEGLIKSKIQLEAKLKETTERLEDEEEINAELTAKKRKLEDECSELKKDIDDLELTLAKVEKEKHATENKVKNLTEEMASQDESIAKLTKEKKALQEAHQQTLDDLQAEEDKVNSLTKAKTKLEQQVDDLEGSLEQEKKLRMDLERAKRKLEGDLKLAQESIMDLENDKQQSEEKIKKKDFETSQLLSKIEDEQSLGAQLQKKIKELQARIEELEEEIEAERAARAKVEKQRADLSRELEEISERLEEAGGATAAQIEMNKKREAEFQKLRRDLEESTLQHEATAAALRKKQADSVAELGEQIDNLQRVKQKLEKEKSEYKMEIDDLSSNMEAVAKAKANLEKMCRTLEDQLSEIKSKNDENVRQLNDMSAQRARLQTENGEFSRQLEEKEALISQLTRGKQAYTQQIEELKRHIEEEVKAKNALAHAVQSARHDCDLLREQFEEEQEAKAELQRGMSKANSEVAQWRTKYETDAIQRTEELEEAKKKLAQRLQEAEESIEAVNSKCASLEKTKQRLQGEVEDLMIDVERANSLAANLDKKQRNFDKVLSEWKQKYEESQAELEGAQKEARSLSTELFKMKNSYEEALDQLETMKRENKNLQQEISDLTEQIGETGKSIHELEKAKKAVESEKTEIQTALEEAEGTLEHEESKILRVQLELNQIKGEVDRKLAEKDEEMEQIKRNSQRVIDSMQSTLDSEVRSRNDALRVKKKMEGDLNEMEIQLSHANRQAAEAQKQLRNVQGQLKDAQLHLDDAVRGQEDMREQVAMVERRNGLMLAEIEELRAALEQTERGRKVAEQELVDASERVGLLHSQNTSLLNTKKKLESDLVQVQGEVDDSVQEARNAEEKAKKAITDAAMMAEELKKEQDTSAHLERMKKNLEITVKDLQHRLDEAENLAMKGGKKQLQKLESRVRELEAEVEAEQRRGADAVKGVRKYERRVKELTYQTEEDKKNVTRLQDLVDKLQLKVKAYKRQAEEAEEQANTHMSRHRKAQHELEEAQERADIAESQVNKLRAKSRDAGKGSDSAE; this comes from the exons ATGAGCACAGATGCAGAGATGGAGGCCTATGGGCCTGCAGCCGTTTACCTCCGAAAaccagagaaggagaggatagAGGCTCAGACTGCTCCATTCGATGCCAAAACAGCTTTCTTTGTGGCTGATCCTGAAAACATGTATTCCAAGGGTAAAGTCATCAAAAGAGAGGGTGGCAAAGCCACAGTAGAGACACTGACAGGAAAG ACTCTCACTGTAAAAGAGGATGACATCCATCCCATGAACCCTCCCAAGTACGATAAAATGGAAGACATGGCTATGATGACCCATCTCAATGAGCCTGCTGTGCTGTATAACCTCAAAGAGCGTTTTGCATCATGGATGATCTAC ACCTACTCTGGCCTGTTCTGTGTCGTCGTAAACCCCTACAAGTGGCTTCCTGTGTACGAGGCTCAAGTTGTTGGGGCATACAGAGGCAAGAAGAGGATTGAGGCACCACCCCacatcttctccatctctgacaATGCCTATCAGTTCATGCTCACTG ATCGTGAGAACCAGTCTGTTCTCATCAC TGGAGAATCTGGTGCAGGAAAGACTGTCAACACCAAGCGTGTCATCCAGTACTTTGCAACAATTGCAGTGGCTGGAGCTAAGAAAGAGACTAGTAAAATTCAG GGTTCACTGGAAGATCAAATCATTGCAGCCAACCCTCTGCTAGAGGCCTATGGTAATGCCAAGACAGTAAGGAATGACAACTCCTCTCGTTTT GGTAAATTCATCAGAATCCACTTTGGCTCAAGTGGCAAGCTGGCCTCAGCTGATATTGAAACAT ATCTGCTGGAGAAGTCCCGTGTCACCTTCCAGTTGTCTGCTGAGAGGAGTTACCATATCTTCTATCAGCTGATGACTGGCCACAAGCCTGAGCTCCTGG AGGCCCTTCTAATTACCACAAACCCCTATGACTACCACATGATCAGTCAGGGGGAAATCACTGTCAAAAGCATTAATGATGTGGAGGAGTTCATTGCAACCGAT ACTGCTATCAACATCTTGGGCTTCAGTGGTGATGAAAAGATTGCCATCTACAAGCTGACCGGTGCTGTGATGCATCATGGCAACATGAAATTCAAGCAGAAGCAGCGTGAGGAGCAGGCTGAACCTGATTGCACTGAGG ACGCTGATAAAATTGCCTACCTCATGGGCCTAAACTCAGCTGATATGCTTAAAGCTCTGTGCTACCCCAGAGTCAAGGTTGGAAACGAGATGGTGACCAAAGGTCAGACCGTGCCACag GTCAACAATGCTGTCAGTGCTCTGTGTAAGTCtgtctatgagaaaatgttcTTGTGGATGGTCGTCCGTATCAATGAGATGCTGGACACAAAGCAGCCAAGACAGTTCTTCATTGGAGTGTTGGATATCGCTGGATTTGAGATCTTTGAT TACAACAGCTTGGAGCAACTCTGTATCAACTTCACCAATGAGAAACTGCAGCAGTTTTTCAACCACCACATGTTTGTTCTGGAGCAAGAGGAGTACAAGAAAGAAGGCATTGATTGGGAGTTCATCGATTTTGGTATGGACTTGGCTGCCTGCATTGAGCTTATTGAGAAG CCAATGGGCATCTTCTCCATCCTTGAAGAGGAGTGCATGTTCCCCAAGGCAACAGACACTTCTTTCAAGAACAAGCTGCATGATCAGCATCTGGGCAAGACCAAGGCCTTTGAGAAGCCAAAACCCGCTAAGGGCAAGGCTGAGGCTCACTTCTCCCTGGTTCACTATGCCGGCACAGTGGACTACAATATCACTGGCTGGCTGGACAAGAACAAGGACCCCCTGAATGACTCAGTTGTTCAGCTCTACCAGAAGTCTTCGAACAAACTGCTTGCTCTTCTGTATGCAGCCCATTTTTCAGCTGATG atacTGCTGGTGGTGGCAAGAAGGGTGGTGGAAAGAAGAAGGGTGGTTCCTTCCAGACTGTGTCTGCTCTTTTCAGG GAGAACTTGGGCAAGCTGATGACCAACCTGAGGAGCACTCATCCTCATTTTGTGCGCTGTCTGATTCCCAATGAAACAAAGACCCCAG GTCTTATGGAGAACCACTTGGTCATCCACCAGCTGAGGTGTAACGGTGTGCTGGAAGGAATCAGAATCTGCAGAAAGGGCTTCCCCAGCAGAATCCTCTACGGTGACTTTAAGCAGAG ATACAAAGTATTGAATGCAAGTGTCATCCCTGAGGGACAGTTCATTGACAACAAGAAAGCTTCAGAGAAGCTGCTGGGCTCCATTGATGTGGACCACACTCAGTACAAGTTTGGACATACAAAG GTGTTCTTCAAAGCTGGTCTGCTTGGCACcctggaggagatgagagatgaTAAACTGGCTACGCTGGTGACCATGACTCAGGCTCTCTGCAGAGGATACCTCATGAGGAAGGAGTTTGTTAAGATGATGGAGAGGAG aGATGCAATCTTCACCATCCAGTACAACATCCGTTCATTCATGAATGTGAAGAACTGGCCATGGATGCATCTGTACTTCAAGATCAAGCCTCTTCTGAAGAGTGCTGAGACTgagaaggagctgcagcagatgaaGGAGAACTATGATAAGATGAAGACAGACCTGGCTGCTGCCCTGGCCAAAAAGAAGGaactggaggagaagatggTTTCCCTGCTGCAGGAAAAGAATGACCTGCAACTGCAAGTTGCAGCT GAAGGTGAGAACCTCTCTGATGCTGAAGAAAGGTGTGAAGGGCTCATTAAGAGCAAGATCCAGCTCGAGGCCAAACTCAAAGAGACAACTGAGAGactggaggatgaagaggaaatCAATGCTGAGCTGACAGCCAAGAAGAGGAAACTGGAGGATGAATGCTCTGAGCTGAAGAAAGACATTGATGACTTGGAGCTCACTTTGGCTAAAGTGGAAAAGGAGAAACATGCCACAGAAAACAAG GTGAAAAACCTGACAGAGGAAATGGCATCTCAAGATGAGTCAATTGCCAAGTTAACCAAGGAGAAGAAAGCCCTCCAAGAGGCCCATCAGCAAACACTTGATGATCTCcaggcagaggaagacaaagtcAACTCTCTGACCAAGGCCAAGACAAAGCTGGAACAGCAAGTGGACGAC cttGAAGGATCACTGGAGCAAGAGAAGAAGCTTCGCATGGACCTTGAAAGAGCCAAGAGGAAGCTTGAAGGAGATCTGAAACTGGCCCAGGAATCCATAATGGATCTGGAGAATGACAAGCAGCAATCTGAGGAGAAAAtcaaaaa GAAAGACTTTGAGACCAGTCAGCTCCTCAGCAAAATTGAGGATGAACAGTCCCTTGGTGCTCAGCTTCAGAAGAAGATCAAGGAACTCCAG GCTCGTATTGAGGAGCTGGAAGAAGAGATTGAGGCTGAGAGGGCTGCTCGGGCTAAGGTAGAGAAGCAGAGGGCTGACCTCTCCAGGGAGCTTGAGGAGATCAGTGAGAGGCTTGAGGAAGCTGGTGGAGCAACAGCTGCCCAGATTGAGATGAACAAGAAGCGCGAAGCTGAGTTCCAGAAGTTGCGTCGTGATCTTGAAGAGTCAACCCTGCAGCATGAAGCTACTGCAGCAGCTCTCCGCAAGAAGCAGGCTGACAGTGTTGCAGAGCTGGGAGAGCAGATCGACAACCTTCAGCGTGTCAAGCAgaagctggagaaagagaagagcgAGTACAAGATGGAGATTGATGACCTGTCCAGCAACATGGAGGCTGTTGCCAAAGCAAAG GCCAATCTGGAGAAAATGTGCCGAACTCTTGAAGACCAATTAAGTGAAATCAAGtccaaaaatgatgaaaacgtTCGCCAGCTAAATGACATGAGTGCACAGAGGGCAAGACTGCAAACAGAGAATG GTGAGTTTTCCCGCCAGCTTGAGGAGAAGGAAGCTCTTATTTCCCAGCTCACAAGAGGCAAACAGGCTTACACTCAGCAGATTGAAGAGCTTAAGAGACACAttgaggaggaagtgaag GCCAAGAATGCCCTGGCCCATGCTGTTCAGTCAGCCCGCCATGACTGTGATCTGCTCAGAGAGCAGtttgaggaggagcaggaggccaaGGCTGAGTTGCAGCGAGGAATGTCCAAGGCCAACAGCGAGGTGGCTCAGTGGAGAACCAAATATGAGACTGATGCTATCCAACgcactgaggagctggaggaggcaaA GAAAAAGCTTGCCCAGCGTCTGCAGGAGGCTGAGGAATCCATTGAGGCTGTGAACTCCAAGTGTGCCTCTTTGGAGAAGACCAAGCAGAGGCTGCAGGGTGAAGTGGAGGACCTCATGATTGATGTGGAGAGAGCTAATTCTCTGGCTGCCAACCTTGACAAGAAGCAGAGGAACTTTGATAAG GTCCTGTCAGAGTGGAAACAGAAGTATGAGGAGAGCCAGGCAGAGCTGGAAGGAGCCCAGAAGGAGGCTCGTTCTCTCAGCACTGAATTGTTCAAGATGAAGAACTCTTATGAGGAGGCTCTTGATCAGCTGGAGAccatgaagagagagaacaagaacCTGCAGC AGGAGATCTCAGATCTGACTGAACAAATTGGAGAGACTGGAAAAAGCATCCACGAGCTGGAAAAAGCCAAGAAAGctgtagaaagtgagaaaacTGAAATTCAAACTGCCCTGGAGGAAGCAGAG GGTACACTGGAGCATGAGGAGTCCAAGATTCTCCGTGTTCAGCTTGAGCTCAACCAGATCAAAGGTGAGGTTGACAGGAAGCTGGCAGAGAAGGATGAAGAGATGGAGCAAATCAAGAGGAACAGCCAGAGGGTGATAGACTCCATGCAGAGCACTCTTGATTCCGAGGTCAGGAGCAGGAATGATGCCCTGAGAGtcaagaagaagatggagggagaccTGAATGAGATGGAGATTCAGCTGAGCCATGCCAACAGGCAGGCTGCTGAGGCCCAGAAACAACTGAGGAATGTCCAGGGACAGCTCAAG GATGCACAACTGCACCTTGATGATGCTGtcagaggacaggaagacaTGAGGGAGCAGGTTGCCATGGTGGAGCGCAGAAATGGCCTGATGCTGGCTGAGATTGAGGAGCTGAGAGCCGCTctggaacagacagagagaggacgcAAAGTGGCTGAGCAGGAGTTGGTTGATGCCAGTGAGCGTGTCGGACTGCTTCACTCTCAG AACACCAGTCTTCTGAACACCAAGAAGAAGCTGGAGTCTGACCTTGTCCAGGTTCAGGGTGAAGTGGATGATTCTGTTCAGGAAGCAAGAAATGCTGAGGAGAAAGCCAAAAAGGCTATCACTGAT GCTGCCATGATGgctgaggagctgaagaaggagcAGGACACCAGCGCTCatctggagaggatgaagaagaaccTGGAGATCACAGTCAAGGACCTGCAGCACCGACTGGATGAGGCTGAGAACCTCGCCATGAAGGGTGGCAAGAAGCAGCTCCAGAAACTGGAGTCCAGG GTGCGTGAGCTGGAGGCTGAAGTTGAAGCCGAGCAGAGACGTGGAGCTGATGCTGTTAAAGGAGTCCGCAAATATGAGAGGAGGGTGAAGGAGCTGACCTATCag ACtgaggaggacaagaagaaTGTGACTAGACTTCAGGATCTGGTGGACAAGCTGCAGCTCAAAGTCAAGGCTTACAAGAGACAGGCTGAGGAGGCT GAGGAGCAGGCCAACACTCACATGTCCAGGCACAGAAAGGCCCAGCATGAGCTGGAGGAAGCTCAGGAGCGCGCTGACATCGCTGAGTCCCAGGTCAACAAGCTGAGAGCCAAGAGCCGTGATGCTGGAAAG ggAAGTGACTCTGCTGAATGA